Within the Pirellulales bacterium genome, the region CTGGGGCTCCAAATGCTTTGCCGAACGTCTTTTCGACGCTTACGTTCAGGACGAAGTCCGGATGTTTTGTCAGGAATTCCTTGAGGGCAATCGGTTTGGAGCGACTGCGCGAATTGCCGACGTCGACGGCCACGACGAATCGGTCTTGCGCTCGCAAGGTGATCGTTCCCGATTCACCGGCCGCGACGTCCAAATGCGCCCAAGGATTGGCCTTGGTGCTCTTCTCAGACGCGACCCACACGCCGACGCCCTGATCGAGCGTGTTCTTGAAATGAAAGGCCACGTCACCTTCGTCCGCACGCGCCGCTCGAGGACCGGTTGTCCAGAGCAGGGCCGAGATCAACAAAACCGTCGCCGAAAGTGTCGTCTTCATCGAAACGTCCCCCACTGAAAAAAAGGAAGAGAGCCAAGCCTAACCGCCCAATTCTACCTCAGTTCTCTCGATGAAACGTCGCATAATAACGCTTCTTCCCGCCGAATTGACCAGCCGTTATTTCTAGCACAACGCGTTTGGAAGTAAACACATTGGTCTCGCCGAGCATGATGTCTTCTCCCTGCTCGTCGCGGACAAACAGCGGATGCACGTCGCCGCGCGGCGTGCGCACGAAGAAGGCATACCAGCCCAGCCCGACGTGCAATGAAATCCGACGCTCGGCGGCCGTGGCGTTTGGCCGCATGAGGACGGTCCGCCATTCGTTTTTGGCGGCGGCAAAGGGGTCGTCGTCCGGCTTGGCCGCCTCGTCGATATTGTAGTGGTCGGTCAAATTGCACATCAGCAGCCGCAGGCCCGGCTCGCCCGTGCTGTTTTGGAATTCGAAATCCGCTTCGGTCGGAGGGCGCCAGCCGGCCGGCTTGGCGGCGATCAGCTTTCGATCTTGGACGACCTGTTCCACGTCGGGGAACACCTCGTGAACGTCCGGCGTGGGATCGTCGGCCGCGACGTCTTGCCTCCGCTCTAGTTCCAGGTCTTTCTCCGTGTTGATCCATCGCCAGAGAACCACCGAACCGACGACGAGCAACACAACCGCCAGCGTCGCGAACGCACAGGCCGCCACGAGCGTGCGGCGGCGCGCGACCCAGCGGGCCGTTCGCTCCAAGCGGCTCGCACGGCGCACTTTGACCGGTTCACCGCGCAAACAGCGCTCGAGATCGTCGGCCAATTGGCGGGCGGTGGCATAACGGCGGTCTGGCCGCTTCTCCAAGCAATGGGCCACCACGGCTTCGAGATCGCGCGAGACTTGCGGATTGAATCGTCGCAGGGCGGCCGGCTCGTCGTGCAGAATCCGCTCCATCAATGTCGGTGTCGGAGTCTGTTCGCCCGCGCCGAACATCGGCTGCAAGCAGAGCAGTTCCCACAGCGTCGCTCCAAGACTATAGATATCGCTGGTGCGATCGAGCCGCTCGGCGGCCAACACCTGCTGCGGGCTGGCGTAGCGCAACGTGCCGACGAATTGCCGCGTCCGCGTCAAACGCCCCTCTTCGTCATCGGCCAGTTGGGCCAGCCCCAAGTCCATCAACACGGCCTGCTCGCCGTCGGCGGTCACCATCACATTGCCGGGTTTGATGTCGCGATGAACGATGCCGGCTTCATGCAGCGCGTGCGCGGCGAGCGCCGCCTGCCGGACCAGTTCGACGACCTGTTCGATGTAGCCTTGACCCGGCCGCACGCGCGCTGGCTCGGTCGGCTCGGCCGCAATCGAGCGCGCGACGACGCGATTCGGCGGGTGTTCGGTAGTGGTCGTTGTCGTATTGGCGGCCGTGACGGTCAGCGAGCGTTCTTCTTGCCGGGCGCGGCTGCATGCCGTGCTGACGGCGTCGCGCCACGTGGCCCGGTTCACCTGCTCGATCCGAGATCCCATTTGCTGCAACTGCTCGCAGACGCTCACCAACGGCGCGCCTTCGACCAATTCCATCGCATAGAACCACTGGTCGCCGTCGCTGCCGGACGTATAGATTTTCACGAGATGCGGGTGTTCCACGCGGCCCAGTGCATGGATTTCGCGGGCGAATCGCTGCTCGGACTTATCGCCGGTGCGGACCAGCTTCTTAAGCGCCACTTGCCGGCCCAGGGATGGTTGCCAGGCGCGGTAGACGACCCCCATGCCGCCGCGCCCCAGTTCGCTCAACAATTCGAACTCGCCGAGCGTTCGTTGCGATGGTGGCGCATCCTCGACCGGCGGCTCATCGCTCTGCGACCGGGCCGCCCAGGCGTTGACTTCCGCGGCGCCGACTTCCATTTTGAGCAGCCGAGCCAGCAGTTCGGCATGCTGGCCCTGAAGTTCGGCCGGCTGTTTTTCCACGCGGCCGCTCGTATAGCACAAATACTCCACTTGCCGCTTGCCGTGCCGCGAATTGAGCAACAGCAATTCTTCGCTGTCCGAATCGTAAAGCGCGAGTGGATAGAGCGGGAGCGACTTTTCTCGCACTCCGTCGGTCCGAATCAGATAGACCCGCTCGGCGTCGGGCAGCTCGGCCACGCGGTCGCTCGCCATTTCCAGCGGCGCAAGTCGCCGCGAATGCTCGCCTGCCAGTTCAAACTGTTGCACGAGCCATCCCCCGCCCGATTTCCGCACCTCGCTGATGTATACCAATCGAGCGCCGGCCAGCAAGTCGATCCGGGCAAAGATTTCGCTCATGCCGGCCAGGATCGCCGCCGCAAAGCGACGATGGTATGCGTCTTCGCGCATTTCGGGGGCGGCATGGGCTTGCCCTTTGTTGCGATGCTGGATCAAACGGTCGAAGAGTTCGCTCAGCCGCACCGTCGTGCGCGACCCGCTCCCTTGCCCGAAGGATTCGCGCAGCGCCGCATCGAGCCCCGCGGACCGCGGCAGGTCGTCGCGCGCCCGGCCGAGCAGCATCTCGCGCAAGCGGCCATATCCTTCGTAGCCGGCGTCGGCCAGGAGCGGCACCAACCGGCGGGCGAATTCCCACCAGTGCCCCAGCGACGGCCGGGCCAGGTTTTGCAAGCATTCGTTGATCTGCGGATCGGGCTGGCCGAGGGCCGCATACTCCACAATCGCTCCGCAAGCCAGCAGCTTCACACCAAGTTCCGCAATCCGGCTGGCCGCCAGATGTTGTTCGAGCGGCGTTTTGGCGTTTAGAGCGCGACGAAACAACTGGGCCAGCGGCAACGGCAACCGCGCCAGAAATGCATCGTCGAATGAGAACGAATCATCCATCGGAAGTATGTCACCCGCCAGCGTTAGTTTCATTATCCTTCGGCGGCCAGTCTCAGCAAGCGATTTCGCTTGTCACGTAGGCAGCGAATGCCGACAATGAACGGCGGGGCTGCCTGCACGTGGAGAATCATGTTGAAACAGGTAGCGTTTCTCAGTTTGATGCTCATCGTCGCCGCGTCGTCCGCCGCCGGGCAAACGGTCAATTTCACGATTGACCCGACGCAGAGCGTTCAAGCGATCTCGCCGTATATCTACGGCATCAACCCCGGCGGCTCGAATCAATCCGCGTTCAACAGTTTGAACCTGACCTTCGAACGGCTCGGAGGCAACCGCTGGACCGCGTACAACTGGACGACCAACGCCTCGAACGCCGGCAGCGATTATCTCTACGAGAACGACAATTATCTCAGCAGCTCGACAACGCCCGGCGCGGCGGTCAATGGGACGTTGCAGGACGCCGCCAGCCGGAACGCCGGGGCGTTGATCACCATTCCCACCAACGGTTTCGTCTCGAACGACGAGAGCGGGCCGGTGGATAAGTCCATTCCTCCGAGCCAATCGCCGCACTTTACGCCCGAGTATCCGACTGCGAGCGCCGATCCGGCCCCGGCGGCGAATCACGTCTATCAAGACCAGTTCGTAAGCTGGGCCAAAACGAATTTTCCAAACGGTTTTGCAAGCGGCAGCAAACAGCCGATCTTCTTCTCGCTCGACAACGAGCCGGACCTCTGGTCCTCGACTCATCCGGAGGTGCACCCGAGTCCGGCAACCTACGCCGAGATGGTGCAAAAAAGTACCGACTATTCAAAGGCGATCAAGAGCGTTGCCCCGAATGCGCTCGTGTACGGCCCGGCGAATTATGGCTGGGAGGGGTATTTGACGCTGCAAAACGCCACGGATTCGTCGGCCGACAACGGCGCAACCAACCCAAACACGGGTAAGCCCTACGGCGATTTCATCTCGTATTATTTGGCCCAGATGAAATTGTCGAGCCAGACCGCCGGGACGCGCCTGCTCGATGCGCTCGACGTGCATTGGTATCCGGAGGCGACAGGGCTTAACGCCAGCGGCACGCCAACGCGAATCACCGGCTCGGATACATCGCCTGGCGTGGTGGCCGCACGTCTGCAAGCGCCGCGATCGCTGTGGGACCCAAACTACGTTGAAACGAGCTGGATCACGCAATACACGACGGGCGGCAAAGGAATTCAGTTGATCCCCCGACTGCAAGGCGAAATCAATACGAACTATGCGGGCACCAAGCTCTCGATCAGCGAGTACAACTACGGCGCCGGGGCTGATATTTCCGGGGGGATCGCCGAGGCCGACGTGCTCGGCATTTTTGGAAAACAGGGGATGTTCTCCGCCAACGAGTGGCCGCTCGCCTCGAAAGAGCCGTTCATCCTTGGAGCGATGGAAATGTTTCGCAATTTCGACGGCAAGAACGGCGCATTCGGCGACACCTCCATCTCGGCCACCAACAGTGACATCCAAGACGCTTCGGTGTACGCCAGCAAGGATTCGACGACGGCCGGGCGGCTCGTGATCGTCGCGCTTAACAAAACGGCCAGTCCCCTCTCCGCCGCGATCGCACTCAACAACACGGGCCAGACTTACACATCCTTCTCCGTCTACCGTTTGACCAGCGCCAACGCGCTCAATTCGGACGGCACGGTCGCCAATCCGGTCTACGTGAACACGTACCCGATCACCGCTCTGAGCAACTTCAATATGCCCGGCTACAGCATCAACACGCTGGTGCCGATGGTCGCTGCTCCGGCCGGCACGACTTACGATTGGAACACGAGCGGCGCCTCGGCCACCGACTGGACGGCCGGGGTTAATTGGACCCCAAATGGACCGCCGGGCTTCGGACTGGCCGACATTGCTCGCTTCGGCAAAACGGCGACAATCGGCGCGGGTAACACCGTTTACCTCAACGCCAATCAGACGATCGCTCAACTGGTCAATCAAAACGCCAATGCCTGGACGCTGGCCTCCGGCAGTCCGGCCACGAGCGCACTGGCGCTCCATGAAATCACCCAGTCGTCGAGCGCTGGGCTGACGATCAGCGCCCCGATCAGCATCGACAGCACGAACCAATTGATCTTCGACGGCGCGGGGA harbors:
- a CDS encoding serine/threonine-protein kinase; amino-acid sequence: MDDSFSFDDAFLARLPLPLAQLFRRALNAKTPLEQHLAASRIAELGVKLLACGAIVEYAALGQPDPQINECLQNLARPSLGHWWEFARRLVPLLADAGYEGYGRLREMLLGRARDDLPRSAGLDAALRESFGQGSGSRTTVRLSELFDRLIQHRNKGQAHAAPEMREDAYHRRFAAAILAGMSEIFARIDLLAGARLVYISEVRKSGGGWLVQQFELAGEHSRRLAPLEMASDRVAELPDAERVYLIRTDGVREKSLPLYPLALYDSDSEELLLLNSRHGKRQVEYLCYTSGRVEKQPAELQGQHAELLARLLKMEVGAAEVNAWAARSQSDEPPVEDAPPSQRTLGEFELLSELGRGGMGVVYRAWQPSLGRQVALKKLVRTGDKSEQRFAREIHALGRVEHPHLVKIYTSGSDGDQWFYAMELVEGAPLVSVCEQLQQMGSRIEQVNRATWRDAVSTACSRARQEERSLTVTAANTTTTTTEHPPNRVVARSIAAEPTEPARVRPGQGYIEQVVELVRQAALAAHALHEAGIVHRDIKPGNVMVTADGEQAVLMDLGLAQLADDEEGRLTRTRQFVGTLRYASPQQVLAAERLDRTSDIYSLGATLWELLCLQPMFGAGEQTPTPTLMERILHDEPAALRRFNPQVSRDLEAVVAHCLEKRPDRRYATARQLADDLERCLRGEPVKVRRASRLERTARWVARRRTLVAACAFATLAVVLLVVGSVVLWRWINTEKDLELERRQDVAADDPTPDVHEVFPDVEQVVQDRKLIAAKPAGWRPPTEADFEFQNSTGEPGLRLLMCNLTDHYNIDEAAKPDDDPFAAAKNEWRTVLMRPNATAAERRISLHVGLGWYAFFVRTPRGDVHPLFVRDEQGEDIMLGETNVFTSKRVVLEITAGQFGGKKRYYATFHREN
- a CDS encoding glycoside hydrolase family 44 protein; translated protein: MLKQVAFLSLMLIVAASSAAGQTVNFTIDPTQSVQAISPYIYGINPGGSNQSAFNSLNLTFERLGGNRWTAYNWTTNASNAGSDYLYENDNYLSSSTTPGAAVNGTLQDAASRNAGALITIPTNGFVSNDESGPVDKSIPPSQSPHFTPEYPTASADPAPAANHVYQDQFVSWAKTNFPNGFASGSKQPIFFSLDNEPDLWSSTHPEVHPSPATYAEMVQKSTDYSKAIKSVAPNALVYGPANYGWEGYLTLQNATDSSADNGATNPNTGKPYGDFISYYLAQMKLSSQTAGTRLLDALDVHWYPEATGLNASGTPTRITGSDTSPGVVAARLQAPRSLWDPNYVETSWITQYTTGGKGIQLIPRLQGEINTNYAGTKLSISEYNYGAGADISGGIAEADVLGIFGKQGMFSANEWPLASKEPFILGAMEMFRNFDGKNGAFGDTSISATNSDIQDASVYASKDSTTAGRLVIVALNKTASPLSAAIALNNTGQTYTSFSVYRLTSANALNSDGTVANPVYVNTYPITALSNFNMPGYSINTLVPMVAAPAGTTYDWNTSGASATDWTAGVNWTPNGPPGFGLADIARFGKTATIGAGNTVYLNANQTIAQLVNQNANAWTLASGSPATSALALHEITQSSSAGLTISAPISIDSTNQLIFDGAGSGSVTVNGAVSIGAGQRVVKNSPGTLVVATAPTLGAGSQLQISAGTMRFNVTTGTASVGAGATATVASGATLELAGAVSALSSHASAASRVTITNNGQQTAGGKLLVSGQNQQVGGINGTGDTVVNSGASLTADHIVQNSLVIGGAAGNPALVTIAPSNSDGSPMTIEPSAAAGESFVGEISASSQPFAAGLENSASLTDTGALDPSESDGRAGFSSTLDATGDSSAVPEPSTFILLGLSGVACHISGAFRRRRKS